The following proteins are encoded in a genomic region of Hippocampus zosterae strain Florida chromosome 2, ASM2543408v3, whole genome shotgun sequence:
- the lhfpl4b gene encoding LHFPL tetraspan subfamily member 3 protein, producing the protein MTSAAATPGLGDLSRLYQTEFVRSARAVGALWAVCTLCFAIIQVVILVQPSWIGTAEVRHPGTGPAPPTGTLGLFEVCLESDRPVPDCRGRLSSLSPLPSFQSVAVLVGVSLWAVWTSVVCLCLFRFCSAATVYKICAWLQLTAGFCLALACLLFPDSWESPEMRVLCGDSVGSFSSGNCSIHWAFILAILGVLDAAILATLAFVLANRQDALLPPLGKEGLLMSA; encoded by the exons ATGACGTCAGCGGCGGCGACCCCCGGCCTGGGCGACCTGTCCCGCTTGTACCAGACGGAGTTCGTACGCAGCGCCCGCGCGGTGGGCGCCCTGTGGGCCGTGTGCACGCTGTGCTTCGCCATCATCCAGGTGGTCATCCTGGTGCAGCCGTCCTGGATCGGAACCGCCGAGGTCCGCCATCCGGGGACGGGGCCGGCCCCGCCCACTGGCACCCTGGGATTATTTGAG GTGTGTCTGGAGTCGGACAGGCCGGTTCCCGACTGCCGCGGCCGTCTGTCCAGCCTGTCCCCCCTGCCGTCCTTCCAGTCCGTGGCAGTCCTGGTCGGCGTGTCCCTGTGGGCTGTGTGGACCAGCGTGGTTTGTCTCTGCCTCTTTCGATTCTGCAGTGCCGCCACCGTCTACAAGATCTGCGCCTGGCTGCAGCTCACAGCAG GGTTCTGCTTGGCGTTAGCCTGTCTGCTGTTCCCCGATTCATGGGAGAGTCCCGAGATGAGAGTCCTGTGCGGCGACTCG GTGGGCAGCTTCTCGTCGGGGAACTGCTCCATCCACTGGGCCTTCATCCTCGCCATCCTGGGCGTTTTGGACGCCGCCATCTTGGCCACACTGGCGTTTGTGCTGGCCAACAGGCAAGACGCCCTGCTGCCGCCGCTCGGCAAGGAAG GACTGCTGATGTCGGCATAG
- the pcsk1nl gene encoding proprotein convertase subtilisin/kexin type 1 inhibitor, like: MASLGLLVLGAALLQAAQCALAARGGVGRQNLLAYDDDRDEVMSYPAYYRSDGWSGPSLEQALQRLVERGQRREQDQEEAEEEEEEDEEQQRRTATIATLLRFLAKAEAAGSVDPGDLQMEGKDFRGRGRGASMGRPPAAWWTLVTPQLLQALLDRMEPRVGGAQLAKTRLERFRGDNYEDLGDDVRHLLARILPIISPDDGPSNRRARRDLSVAEPPVSARRRSRRSLGDEDDAPPSDSEPLLRVKRLGEEEQEGRRLQAPPNANARYGARRRRAALNHALLHQIVNYMRK; the protein is encoded by the exons ATGGCGTCGCTCGGCCTCCTCGTGCTTGGCGCTGCGCTGCTCCAAGCCGCTCAG TGTGCGCTTGCAGCTCGCGGAGGAGTCGGACGTCAGAACCTGTTGGCCTACGACGATGACCGGGATGAGGTGATGTCATATCCGGCCTACTACCGCTCCGACGGCTGGAGCGGGCCCAGCTTGGAGCAGGCCCTTCAGCGATTGGTCGAGAGGGGTCAGCGGCGAGAGCAGGACCAggaagaggcggaggaggaggaagaggaggatgaggagcagCAGCGCCGGACAG CCACCATCGCCACTTTGCTGCGCTTCCTCGCCAAAGCCGAGGCAGCGGGATCGGTCGACCCGGGGGACCTGCAGATGGAAGGAAAGGACTTCCGTGGCCGGGGCCGGGGCGCGAGCATGGGGAGGCCCCCCGCGGCCTGGTGGACCCTGGTGACACCGCAGCTGCTTCAGGCCCTGCTAGACAG GATGGAGCCACGGGTAGGTGGAGCCCAGCTGGCAAAGACGAGACTCGAGCGATTCCGGGGCGATAACTACGAAGACCTCGGCGACGATGTGAG ACACTTACTCGCGAGGATCCTGCCAATCATCAGCCCTGACGATGGCCCCTCCAACCGGCGCGCAAGACGGGATCTATCCGTCGCGGAGCCCCCGGTAAGCGCCCGCCGGAGAAGCCGGCGTTCTCTGGGGGACGAGGACGACGCGCCGCCGTCCGACAGCGAACCGCTGCTGAGGGTGAAGAGGCTGGGCGAGGAAGAACAGGAGGGCCGGCGGCTTCAGGCGCCGCCAAACGCCAACGCGCGCTACGGCGCCCGACGCCGGAGAGCCGCCCTCAACCACGCGCTGCTTCACCAGATTGTCAACTACATGAGAAAGTAG
- the LOC127596158 gene encoding synaptophysin-like encodes MDVVNQLVAQGQFRVLKVPLGFIKILQWFFSILAFSTCGSYSGMLRVAVECKNRTESDLSIEVEFEYPFRLHHVYFDAPTCKGGNPERLFLVGDYSSSAEFFVTVGVFSFLYATAALGVYVFLFDKYKENNKGPLVDLGVSAVFAFMWLVSSAAWAKGLSDVKVATDPDQVITMIDACDAEENRCREVHDPVMSGLNTSVAFGFINVVLWVGNLWFVFKETGIIAPFMRAPPAQEKPPSAMTAPGAYEQDPYASNQGGYQPDYNQQGYSQDAEQGAPTSFSNQM; translated from the exons ATGGACGTCGTCAATCAG TTGGTGGCCCAGGGTCAGTTCAGGGTGCTGAAGGTTCCCCTGGGTTTTATCAAGATCCTACAGTGG TTCTTCTCCATCTTGGCCTTCTCCACATGCGGAAGCTACTCAGGAATGCTGCGCGTGGCCGTGGAGTGCAAGAACCGCACGGAAAGCGACTTAAGCATCGAGGTGGAGTTCGAATATCCTTTCAG ATTGCATCACGTGTATTTCGACGCCCCCACCTGCAAGGGTGGCAACCCGGAGCGTCTCTTCCTGGTCGGCGACTATTCCTCCTCGGCGGAATTCTTTGTCACCGTCGGCGTCTTCTCCTTCTTGTACGCCACGGCAGCACTCGGCGTCTATGTCTTCCTCTTCGACAAGTACAAGGAGAACAACAAGGGCCCCCTGGTG GACCTTGGTGTGAGCGCCGTGTTTGCCTTCATGTGGCTGGTGAGCTCAGCAGCATGGGCCAAGGGTTTGTCGGACGTCAAGGTGGCCACGGACCCAGACCAGGTCATCACTATGATTGACGCCTGCGACGCCGAAGAGAACCGATGCCGCGAAGTCCACGACCCCGTCATGTCCGGACTCAACACGTCTGTG GCATTCGGCTTCATCAACGTGGTCCTATGGGTGGGAAACCTGTGGTTCGTTTTCAAGGAGACGGGCATCATCGCCCCCTTCATGCGAGCTCCACCCGCTCAGGAGAAACCCCCCAGCGCCATGACCGCGCCAGGAGCCTATGAGCAAGATCCCTACGCCAGCAACCAGGGGGGCTACCAGCCCGATTACAACCAGCAGGGTTACAGCCAG GACGCAGAGCAGGGGGCACCCACCTCGTTCTCCAATCAGATGTGA